The Pithys albifrons albifrons isolate INPA30051 chromosome 6, PitAlb_v1, whole genome shotgun sequence region CTTTGACTCTTTTCCCTgaactgaagaaataatttgattCCCAAATGATTTTGATTCCTTTCTTAGCAATAAAATTTCCCTCTCATTTTTTAACACTGATgggtaaatttaaaaaaaaaaaaaaaacaaacagtgacAGGccaaaaaaagacagagaaaaagtagagaatgcagcagcacctgcaggaaGGGCTGAAATCATAACCCTACACTGCCTTTGTGgttccttcctgggaaaaaagGACAGGGAAGTGACAGGAATGGAAATGTGCCCAGCAAACCCAGGTGTGTCACTGCCCACTGAGGGTTCACACAGAGGGACTGAGGAGGAAAGAGCTAAAACAAGTGTCTGAGTCAAGCAAACTAAAAAATCCCTGTAAAATACCTCAGCCCAGGCTGCATCCAATGAGCCAGCACTACCTGGATCATTCCCATCCAATTATATCACCAAATCCCATCAACTCCTGCTGTGGGCTCATTAACTGGAGCCCAAACCTGGTGTACAAAAAGCAGGATTAAGACTTCAAGTGGGAAGGCAAAACAAGCAGATGAACTTTTGGAGAAGTGCTGCTTTAGTGCCAATGGCACTGGGGAACTGATCCAATCCTTCAAAAAATGGTAGTTGGAGTTCAACTTTGCCCTCAGGAATCAACGTGTCCTGGTAGGACATTCATGGCTGTAGGAAGTTCTGTGTGCAAGGGCACTGCAGTGTCACAGAATGACTCACCACCACCTAAAAGTATCCTAAAAGTACCATGGGTTGAGTTATTTTACTGTCAAAATGCAAATACTGAATTTACAGATgcttctcccagtccctctggGTTCCTCTCGCAACGTGTCACGAGAATGAGGATCAGAGCACCCAAAATCCAGACCTGCTGGTCAATAAACAAGCCAAAGATGTTGGCAGAAGGTGCTGAGCAAAAGACACTCACGTGGTTGGGGATGTCCATGTTGCTGCTGGGGAACCTGACACAGTTTCTGCACATTTTGTTGACCAAATCTTCCCGGAAGATGACGATTTCTTGGGTGCAGTATTGAACCCTAAGCAGAAAACATAATGAGATTAAGTAAGATGAACCTAAAAACTAGGGAGTTTTTCTCCCTTAATACATCCAAATAAAAAGcatatttgaattaaaatagtattttcccTTCTTCATTTCCTCCAGATTCAGAAAACACACGATGCTTTTGAGCAGGACTTTTATACCCACAATCAAACTGCTTTTCATCACTGACTTATTTATGTCTTGATGTATTTAGAACTAGTAACAATTCAGGCATGTGGAGAATTCTATTAATTTGACAAActtaaaaccagtttttccaAAATTTGTGGGTTTTGAAAATTACATGAATTGGTCATTtagtaaaaaatttaaaattatatgaaataaaattagaagTTACACTGTCACCTGCAAGGATTTGTGgtgaaaactgaaaatggcACCAGCTGTCTGAACTCCTGAGTAATATTTTCAGCCAGGGGAGGTCTGAAATAAACAGCAGCAGATGTATCAAGAAAAACTCTTGCCTTCTTTAAGTATTTAACTCAAAATTCTTGAGAAAGTGAAGCAAACTGACCTTGGTAGAATAGAACCAGGCCCGGGATCTTCAGGGCCAGGGACAAACACAAATCGACTACTGGAAAAAAGGCAGCACTTTAGATAAAGTGATCTAATGCATTGAATTCAAAGATCAGGAGCCAGAATAACAGTCCACGGAGAGCTCCGGGCTCTCTCATTAGCAGTTTCCATTCCTCAGCTATTTTAGATAAAATCAAAGCCTCAATCTGCTCCCAAAACAAACCTGTTACGAAACCAGCTCGTTATCTGATCCCAGCTGGCTCACAACACAGAGCAAAGGTGGTACCTCTCACTCTCTTAATTGCAGGTTTCACCAAATAAAcagctgtccctctgctctgtacCTGTTATGAATGCTGGGATATTCACATATGATATCTGCAAGAGCCTTCAAGGAACCTGGAGTcaggaaaaaacacacacaaccCCTGGTTAGACAACAAACACACACGGGATGAGTCACCCCATCACTTCAGTGCGTTCAAAGTGTGTCACTCAGAAAATAAGGGTCTATTTTCCCCTGCCTTCATTTGTTTGCcatcattattttaattcactGCACATGGCTGGCTGTTTACAAAGCCTTCCTTACCTTTCAGTGACtggatttgattttttccaTACGGCGCCGATGAAAAATTcccacagaagaaaaagcaggtgGGAGGTGCAGAGGAATAACCTGGGAAGAGAGAGGATCTGTGAGTGAATTCCACTCCCTTCAGCATCTCTCAGCCTCCAGCTCCTTCCATGAAAGGCAGAAACAAGCAGCACTTCAAGCTCTGCTGCTATAAATACACACAATTTTCCTGATAGAGGCTGTTTTTAGCCTAAAAAGGGGGATGACAATGTACAAATGGCACTTCAAGGGAGCCCTCTGTTATTTAGACTTCAACACTGTGTGTGGCTCCAACTGCTGACCCAGccagagaaaaacacaatctaacaaataatactttaaaatgtGTTATTATTTCCTTAACAACAGCAAGTGGGCAGCAATGTGTTGCTGTTGAGATCCATGATCATTCCAACTCCAATATTTAATTCACTCTCTGGCATTATAAAGCCACATAAATTCCATTCTCTGGAATTGCCTGAGCAGTTTAAGGATCTGATGAATCCTGACAACCTCACTGATCAGCCAGAAACACAGGCCACATAGCAAAGGGTgaaaaaagaaacctgaaataaaaatagaaacatcTACTCAGGCATTCATCTCACATCCCAGTTCCTCTCCATTTTCCTCACATGCAAGACCAGACTTGGATTTACTTCAGTGGTTTCCAATTGGGTTGGTAAATAGAACAAAACTGCTTATCCCAGGGAAATGGCTCATCAAttattttccttgctgttcCACTCAGCTATTCCCTTCAGTTTGTAATTAGGAAGGTAATCACTTGCCtattaaaacccccaaacagcaCATGCAATGTCTGCACCTTTGCTGGGTGAGTTCAGCACATGGATCTCACCAACCAAAGCCCCTTTGTCACTTCAACACCTGAAATCTTGGACCAGCTCCAGTTTGCTCCAAGGATTTGCCAGCTCTGATGGAGACACTGAACTGGTTTTTAACTTCTGGATGAGTGTGTTAATTTGTGTCCTGTTCTCTTTGGGTGGGCAGCAGTTTCCCACCATGAGTTttatgttgtttgtttttaaagcagtgcCCACTCCCAACTCCCATTCTATCCAAGGCAGACAGGACAGGCTGCTCCTGAACTGCTTTGGAATACAGAGAAGCCATTCCCTCATGCTTGTTATCCCAGTGCTGTCAGGATTActaatcatggaatcatggaatggtttggcatggaagggaccttaaaaatcatcccatcccacctgtgccatgggcagggacacctcccaccagcccaggctgctccaagccctgtccaacctggcctgggacactcccagggatggggcagccacagcttctctgcccaacctgtgccagggcctgcccaccctcccagccaccaattccttccccatatcccacctgtccctgccctctggcagtgggaagcaaTGCCCACCTCTCTGAATTAAGGAGTTTTCTTTAAACCAAGCCCAGGAAGATCTTCCAGGAGCAAAAGAAACATTCCTGTCACAGCACATAAAATGGCTACTGGCCAAAACAAAGGACTAAGaatttatgaaaacaaattatgAAAACGAGGTTTAGGGTCACAGCAATTCTCACCTACCTGAAAACATCATGTGAAGCTTTTCCAGCACCTCTGCTTGGTCCAGCCACACATCAGAGAGAAACACAAACATGGCATCTTCATTCTCATTCTCCAGCTGCTTGAGTTTGGCAGAAGCCTTTACTGATGATGAAGAAGGGCCTCCAAAGAAGTTTATATTCCCATAGAAGGCTCTGCATCATTGAAATACTCAAGttaggatcacagaatcccagaatggtttgggttggaagggatcttaaagctcatcccattccaactCTCTGCCATAGACCATCCTGGGGTTCTGTGATCCACCCTTCCAGCAACAAGGAATTTGTTATTCCCATGTAACAGTCCCCTAGTTTTGCAATTCAGAAGGGTTTAGATCCCAATTTCCATTAATCTGCAGAGCCCAAAGGCCTTTGGAAGGGTTTTCCTGCCAACACTCCAGGCTTTAGTGCTGGTCCAAGCAGATCAGCAAGTCCCAGAACTGCTTCcttaaaactgtatttattttgaacCACTGGGGGAGGAGGAATAAAAACATCCTTGAATGTCCcagaaatttgaaaataacaatGCTCTAACTCAGAAACCCTTAAGGAAATCAGGAGTGAGGCTGCCAGCAGCCAGGTTTGTACCTCGTGGTGGCAGAAGGCTCAGTGGGTGGAAATCCAAATGCATTCACATGGAAAACTTCATCTTCATACCAACCTAAGAGAGTTTGGAGCAGCAGAACAACCTTTAGTCTCTCTAACAGCATCATGTCCCAGACATGAGTCAGTCAGAGCtggcagctgtgctgagcagctaTTCCAGCCTCCACCAACCCCCCTTGTGACAGCACCAGCCCCAGATCCAGGCCATGGAATGATCCTGCTGGAAAACGGGCTGAGAAGGAACCAAGTGCTTTGTTAGCCCCACAAAGGTTAACAAAGGATGGATTTGCTTCTCTGGATGGATTTGCTGCACAGCCACATGAAGAACCTCCCCAACTCAGCCCAGGGAGAATCCAGGGGAACAGGAATCActcctgctggccctgccctggaggAGTCCCCACCAGACTGCACCTCCTCTCAAGGAACAGGCTGATGAGATCCTTGTCCCCACTATCATCATTTGTGCTCCCAACTTCTGCTCACTCTCTACATGTTAAACACAGAACACACTGGAAAACAGGCTGAGATGGGGCACATTGCACAGGGGAATATTCTACAGAAATAGCCTTTTTTTGTGCTAAAACAAGGCTCTTAAACTGCAAGgcctgacattttaaaaagactCTTTAAAGCCTCTAAAGGACCAAGCTTTGCCAACacagagcagcattttcaggTTGGTAGATCACATATTCTAGTCTGTCTTCCTAATCCAGTGATAACTCCTCCAGTGCTGGAGGCCAATCCTCAAAGCTGCCACAGATACATCCCCCCAACACCCCCAAattcctgctctctgcctcCAGACCCCACAAAGCAACAGGTTTATGGCCAAAACTCTCAGTCACACACTTCTTATGGTCAAGCCTTGCCAACATGAGACTTGTTTGTTCAGCCACATCTGGCAGAGACAGCCTGAACAGAATAATTTattacaagcaaaaaaaaaacccccagtttGCTTTACCTTCTGCCAGCACAAAGCAGCATTCAGTGTATAACCCACTGTGGAACTGGTGCAGGAAGGTTAAAGAATGTGTTTTTCTCAGATCAGGACTCTTAAAGTTGGTTCTTTAGCCAAAATTTGCTTTCCAGCTGGTGTAATACACTTGGAAATTACAGAAAGTTCACTGAAGGGCCTGGAAATTCCCTGTTAGCTGAGCAGGAAAGTTCATAGAAAGCTCCAAACCAGGAACAGGTTCTGCTTCCACTAGAAAAAGTACTGACCTTGTCCCAGGagaaaggacatggagctgcagcagccaaggaatttgaaaggaaggagaaagacaGAGCTGCAACTCTCAAGGTATAATTTTTAATGGTAAGTATTGATTTACTACTCAATTTAAAATTCTGCAGGTGTACAGGAAATTCCTTCAGCCCTTCCATCACAGAAAAAGGATATTGCTTTACTGAGGTCTAGCTGGACAACTCCTGTGGGGTCTTCTAGGAAATATTTCCCCTAAAAAACAGaattaataaagcaaaatatacCCAAACACATAAATGCTTCAATCAGAAGCATCTCTCAGTCAGTATTTGTTTGTAATTTGGCTGTGTTCAACATTGCAGGCTTAGAACACACTGGCAGAACTGAAAATACTGCAGTTTATTGTATGTCAGCAGGTTCcctctgggctgctgcagctggggttgctgctgcctccctcccccaAAACCACAGCCCAGGGAAATGGCAAGTCCAAACACAGTCACTGGGAGCTCCAGCCAGGGACATGCCCAAAAATTCTACCTGCTTCTGGTTGCTGACATGAAGCATTACAGAATTCTGTAGTGAGAAGGCATTTTCCTTCTCCCACTGGCACCAACTTGTGGAAAAGCCTCTGAGAATGGATCCAGTGGTGATATATTtaagttttctcattttctgatgTAACACTGAATGACCAGTGTCCAGAtaatcaacaacaaaaagcaactCACCTCCTTGAGCTGAGTGATCATCCCAAGCACAATCACCTCTCCCACCTTGGCTGTGTTGCCCAGCAGAGTTTCCACTGTCTTCAGCTGGAACCAAAGGCAAAGAATCACACCAGAATTAATCAAACCCTCCAGGTGCCTCTTTTTCTTCACACAGCACATGTttttacacaaacacacagatgaGGTACAACAAATTCATTATTAAAATCAAGGGTAGTGTCTGAAAGCAGCACAGGTTAGGAGAAGATTTCCAGTAATGCCTGTTGGGATTATTTGGCTTTCAACTGGATTAAAACTGAAGAGAACAGGATTTTTTACCTGGAATTTACTCTTGCTGTCATCAGGGTGAGCCACAATCGGTGAAGGAGAGAACAACTCATGTCTGTGAGTTCTCTGCAGAAACCAGAATTGAAgtaattcagtttaaaaaataaatgagcacTGTCAAGAAGCCAATTCATTACAACCATTGTGCAAAATACTTTATAAAGTTCTTCTCTGGTATATCCAGCAGCTTTTAATAACCAGTTCTTTTGACAAGAATTTGATTTTAATAAATAGATGATCAATAAcactaataaataataataaaactcaGCCTAAAAATGTATTAGCAAAGCATCTCTGATGcttctgaaagaaattatttatgacTAAATGGAGGGAAGAAAGTTTGTGTGAAACCACAAGGCAGAGAGGTGCAAAATgatgggatggagttcaacaaggccaagtgcaggtcctgccctttggccaccccaaccccctgcagtgctccaggctgggcacagagtggctggagagcagccaggcagagggacccggggggactgagggacaggaagctcaacaggagccaccagtgtgcccaggtggccaagaaggccaaggggatcctggcctggatccaaactagcgtggccagcaggcccagggcagtgacccttcccctggactctgccttgggaaggccacaccttgagtgttgtgttcagttctgggcccctcagttgaggaaagggattgaggggctggagcggggccagagaagagcaacgaggctggagaagggactggaggtggcactgagtgtcctctgaaacacctccagggacagagaatccaccatgtcttgatccaacctcactgtgatcaccagcccagggcactctgtgccctgggctggtgatcacagtggggttgaatcaagggttggacttgatgatctcagaggtctcttccaatccaactgagaagagcaacgaggctggagaagggactggagcacaagtgctgtggggagaggctgagggagctggggatgtttagcctggagaagaggaggctcagaggtgacctcagcactgtctggaactgtctgaagggaagttctggccaggtgggggttggtctcttctcccaggcactcagcaataggacaagcgggactcaagctgtgccaggggaaattgaagttggagagcaggaaaaaattctttgcagagagagtgctcagggattggaatgggctgcccagagagggggtggattccccatccctggaggtttttcaactgagcttggccgtggcactgagtgccatgatctggtaaagggactggagttggcccaagggttggacttgatgatctcagagggcttttccaccccaatccattctatgattctgtgattctatggatgtggcactgagtgggaatccaccacatcttgatccaaccctactgtgatcactagcccagggcacagagtgggctgggAGCGCCctcagagtgccctgggctggtgatcacagcggggttggatcaagggttggacttcatgacctcggaggtcttttccaacccaatccattctatgagtctatgtTTCTCTGATTCTGCTTTTGTAAAAGGAGGATTTAGGATATATCCCTAAGGATCCCTCTGCTGTTCCCAGAAATCCAGGGCCTCTGACCTGCTGCAGGATGGAGTAGCGCTCACGGAACAGCTCTGCTTTGTCTCTGGCAGTTCCAAGCAAACTTGGGGCAGGGAGGTTGGTCATTGACAGACTGCAAGGAGGGTAACACAGTCaggatttaattaaaaaatacattccaCACACAGAAATGACTTATTGACCTCCAGGTTCTGGGAGGCTGCAAAGGCTACAGACACCCCTGCAGGGTGTAGGTACTCCATGAGGGACATTCCTGCTCTGGATCCTGTGTCTGCATTCTGAAGGTTTCATCCACTTCATTTCCCTCTAACCCACAGGCTTTGAGATTTATCTTTCCACCCAAAAGGGCCTCTGCAGAAATCCATTTTTTACAAAAAAGCAGTTATGCCTTTTAAGTGGCCAGGAACAAGAGTGTTATTCCTCCAGTTTTTCCAGCCTCCAGAATCACCAGCTGCTcctaattttaattattttagcaTTTGGACTTTGCCTTAGAAATCCCCCAGGGCACCAGGGAGCTGCCAGGtacagactgaaaaataaaaacatgcaacAGACAGactaaatttattaaaaaaataaattttaatagccaagtgtgagaaaaaaaccaagtcCAAGCTACACTTAGTGATGTATGTCCTGAGCTTTACTGTCTTTTTTATTCATTGCATGGGATAAATATGGTTTATGGTTTGGAACATTTACTACCTTTCTCACTCAGGCTTGAGCTGAACAGACCCAAgggggaaagaataaaaataagactTTTAACCACAGAGAAACTGAGGCTTTTTTCTTAAAGCAAGAAGTAGTTGAAAGTTAAAATATGGAAGACTTACGGTAGgaacttctttctttctgagttATAAATATAACGTGGGATATCAAAGGCTCCAATAATGTTGAAAACAGTTTCTCTGAAACAAGAATTCATTTACAGCATTACTTGAACATTGTTTTCCcaccaaaccactctgtgactCCATGAAGTGCATGAAACAAAGAGTAATAAATATGTTGAATAAAATGACATTTGTTTTGTTCACTGTCACTCTGGGTTATCACCATTTCTCCTGAatctttctattttctcttctattttctgttttattttccattctatTTTCTCCTGCATCCACTGGATTCTAATTAAATAATTAGAGTCGTCCCTATGATCTGTAGAGCTTTTCCCTTCAGGGCTCTGCACTGAGaatctgcacacacacagatttcTCTGAAGtataaaaagcagcacaaaggaaaGCCACACTCAAACCACCTGCACCAAGAAGGTTCCAAGGACAAGGAGAGAAGTTAAACCCAGTTTTGCTCCACCTGGAGAGGCTGTGGGATGGCAGTGTCTGATTGCCATGCCCAGCAAACCATTTCTTGTCATGCTTTGCATTGCAGTGTCAATACAACATAAACACTAAAGGTTCATCATGATCACAAAGTTCTCAGGAACTTCACTAATTGCTCCACACTCTGGGAAAATCAATCAGGATTTCAGAAAAGTACATGAAAAGCAGGAACAAGCCCCATAGAGGAAAACTTTTCCAAGTGCtctcaaggaaaaagaaggcaCAAAAATACCCTGAGATATTAACCAACCCTTCTGTTCACCTCTTGATTTGCTTTTCTCTTGAAGAAAATGATCTCAGGgtatttttgtgcctttttttttccttgagagcACTTGGAAAAGTTTTCCTCTATGGGGCTTGTTCCTGCTTTTTATGTAGTTTTCTGAAATCCTGATTGATTTTCCCAAAGTGTGGAGCAATTAGTGAAGTTCCTGAGAACTTTGTGATCGTGATGAATGAATGTGTTTCCTTTAGTGTTTATGTTGTATTGACACTGCAATGCAAAGCATGACAAGAAATGGTTTGCTGGGCATGGCAATCAGACACTGTCATCCCACAGCCTCTCCAGGTGGAGCAAAACTGGGTTTAACTTCTCTCCTTGTCCTTGGAACCTCCTTGGTGCAGATGGTTTGAGTGTGGCtttcctttgtgctgctttttataCTTCAGAgaaatctgtgtgtgtgcagattCTCAGTGCAGAGCCCTGAAGGGAAAAGCTCTACAGATCACAGGGACAACTGGTCACACACAACCACAGCATCCCAATCCCAGGTTATATTTAGAAACCCCTGGAGCCAATCCATGGGAACAAACCTTGGGAGGAGGAACTTCCCAAACCTGCACAGGAAGCAGCAGGGAAGACAAAAGCACACAGCAAttacagcactgcagaaaatgcCTGACATCCATTCCCTGAGGGGAAATCAGGAgaggcacagccacacaccttCAATCACACACAGTGTCACCTACGTGGCTTCATCCGGGGCTCGGCTGCATTCCTGGACTGCTGTTTCCACTGTGGCTTGTTCAATCATGTTAGAtgacactggaaaagaaaaattccaagGATTAAGGCTGCAGCCTGTGGAATGCACTGAGGAAGTGGTTCTCGAATATTTCCCATTAAATGGTTGAGTCTTGTCAGAGGAATCTGTCAGACAAATCAGCACATTTTCTGTGAGCTAATGACACACAGTGTTTACAAATGGATCCCTTCGTGTTGGCACCAAAAGGACACATTTCTAGCAAAACCACACACTGTGCCCACCATTAATTCCCTAAACAGGGAGAACAGGACAAATTACAGCCTATGCAAAGCTGCCAAATACACTACAAATGTGTGAGGAGCTGAGCTTTCACATCCTGGAGGTTAATTTTGTTCCAGAACATTATCACAAGGATTGCTGTCATAAGGAAATGTTCTGACACAATTCTGGAGACAGGCACATTGTTGTCTTTGTGGATTTGAACTGATAAttgaagttaaaaatatttctgaacacTAACAGAATAAGCATGTGCCCCTCTGGATTTAATTAGGTATAAATAGAATAGGCTGAGATGGTTTCCTGAACTCACCTAAGGcctggattttattttagatCATACTTATATTTGAATCTCCTTGGCCAAAAAACTGGAAGTGAGCCCAAGTTTCTTAGTTCTCACGAGCTCTGATCAGTAAATACACGTGTCAGGCACCCTCTGTCAGTCACAGCCTTTAACTAAGGGTGCTACAACTCTTCTTTTGAGCTGTCAGACCCCTCAGATCACACCTGTCAGCAACCCTTTCCTGGACACAGGTTACTGAATAACAAGTGAATTCatttctcattatttctttggtttattttatcacagaatcatggaatggtttgggttgggaggaactaaaagcccacccagtgccacccttgccatgggcagggacacctcccaccagcccaggctcctccaagccctgtccagcctggcctgggacactcccagggctggggcagccacagcttctctgggcacctgtgccagggcctgcccaccctcccagccaccaattccttcccaatattcaATCCAAACCTGCTTTCTttcaatttgaagccattcccccttgtcctgtcactccatgctctTACTCATCTCTCCATTTTAATCTTTATCCATCTCCCTCCATTTTAATATTCAAAATGATAGTTTCAAGTACAAAGATGTCCATACAGACTTTCAGTAACTGCCAAAGAAAGATTTTACCACTTTTGGAAAAGTCAGGGTGTACCAGGCTGCCAACTTTGCAATGGCATAAATGTCTCTTGCTGACACTGCAAACTTCAgtatttaacaaaacaaaatgccaaCAAATACATTTATCTCAATCAACCCATTACAGCCCAATGATACCTCAGTGCCTCTGCTGCCAATAACTGTCTTTGTCTAAATCACAATATAAGTGGCTGGTAAATTTGCTTAAGAAATTGTTTACTCACAAGGCTGTTTCTCAACAGCATCGATGACATTTTCAATGACATCCTGAAGTTCTGCTTCACTGATGGACTGAAAAGTTTCAGTGAGATACTTCAGAGCATCCCTAATTCAGAAGGAGAAAGCACAAAAAGCAATTAATACTCCATAGTTTATAcaagctgtgctggttttggcaggTGTGCAAATCATCACTACATGGCTTGTGGTTTAAAAGAAGTAGAAACAATTAGTAATGCTAATTAGTTTAAGGCAAAGAAAAAACTCATTGGGATTGAAAACACTGAGGATGAGATATGGCTGTGGAGAACCTCAGCTCATACAATCCTGTCCaccttggaagggacctctggagaccaTCTGGTCCAACCTACTCAAAGCAGGACCCCAACAAGCCAAgccttgagtatctccagtgaggcATTCCCTGTATCCtgttcctccatcccttgtcccagctccctcccagctctcctggagcccctttaggccctggaaggagCTCTAAGGTCTCTGGGactggaattattttaattctaaaCAACACAAGAATCAGAAATCCAGTTCTTCCCTCATCCTTAGACTAAAGTCTTGCAGTTAATGACAATTTCCTTATTAATGTCAGCTGTTGGCCAACCAAGCTGGTGTTTTGGGTATCAGCCTGACCTTCAAAACATCTCAGTTCATGGAACTGTGGAATGAGGAGCTCTGGACTTGGGCTCCTCACTAGTGAAAGTGCCAGGGCACTGTCCAGAACAATCACATCCCATCCACGACAGAAACAAAATGGAACTAACAGTAACACATGAGctagaaagggaaaagaggagtgATGGAGCCCCTGGCTGTCCTATAAATCATGACACCTTCCACTGCAAGCAGGAACCACTTCTCATTGACCTTGTCATCTCCAAATAATAAACACTACTATATTTGGAAATACATCATTTATGCCTTTGGAAATGccattttctccttcttctaGCAAGGGATGTTGAACACAGGACTGGCAAGTACAACTTGGGAAAGAGATCCCAGAGTTGTTAGGGAGAGTGTCAGACACACAACCCAACcaaacaccagcactgccatTGGGAGGGCCCCAAGGGGGCACACACGGCAAGCGCTGCAGTGGGGTGGGGAACcgtggggatggagggagggagggatggatggatggatggatggatggatggatggatggatggatggatggatggatggatgggtggatggatgggtggatggatgggtggatggatgggtggatggatgggtgggtggatgggtgggtggatggg contains the following coding sequences:
- the POLE2 gene encoding DNA polymerase epsilon subunit 2 isoform X3 translates to MEPERLRRRLSSAFRLRGLLLRPDALKYLTETFQSISEAELQDVIENVIDAVEKQPLSSNMIEQATVETAVQECSRAPDEATETVFNIIGAFDIPRYIYNSERKKFLPLSMTNLPAPSLLGTARDKAELFRERYSILQQRTHRHELFSPSPIVAHPDDSKSKFQLKTVETLLGNTAKVGEVIVLGMITQLKEGKYFLEDPTGVVQLDLSKAQFHSGLYTECCFVLAEGWYEDEVFHVNAFGFPPTEPSATTRAFYGNINFFGGPSSSSVKASAKLKQLENENEDAMFVFLSDVWLDQAEVLEKLHMMFSGYSSAPPTCFFFCGNFSSAPYGKNQIQSLKGSLKALADIICEYPSIHNSSRFVFVPGPEDPGPGSILPRPPLAENITQEFRQLVPFSVFTTNPCRVQYCTQEIVIFREDLVNKMCRNCVRFPSSNMDIPNHLVRTLLCQAHLCLLPRMGWM
- the POLE2 gene encoding DNA polymerase epsilon subunit 2 isoform X2; the encoded protein is MEPERLRRRLSSAFRLRGLLLRPDALKYLTETFQSISEAELQDVIENVIDAVEKQPLSSNMIEQATVETAVQECSRAPDEATETVFNIIGAFDIPRYIYNSERKKFLPLSMTNLPAPSLLGTARDKAELFRERYSILQQRTHRHELFSPSPIVAHPDDSKSKFQLKTVETLLGNTAKVGEVIVLGMITQLKEGKYFLEDPTGVVQLDLSKAQFHSGLYTECCFVLAEGWYEDEVFHVNAFGFPPTEPSATTRAFYGNINFFGGPSSSSVKASAKLKQLENENEDAMFVFLSDVWLDQAEVLEKLHMMFSGYSSAPPTCFFFCGNFSSAPYGKNQIQSLKGSLKALADIICEYPSIHNSRFVFVPGPEDPGPGSILPRPPLAENITQEFRQLVPFSVFTTNPCRVQYCTQEIVIFREDLVNKMCRNCVRFPSSNMDIPNHLVRTLLCQAHLCPLPLSVSPVFWAYDYALRLYPVPDLLVAADRHDAFTVTNADCLCINPGSFPRSGFGFKVFYPSNKTVEDSKLQGL
- the POLE2 gene encoding DNA polymerase epsilon subunit 2 isoform X1, which gives rise to MEPERLRRRLSSAFRLRGLLLRPDALKYLTETFQSISEAELQDVIENVIDAVEKQPLSSNMIEQATVETAVQECSRAPDEATETVFNIIGAFDIPRYIYNSERKKFLPLSMTNLPAPSLLGTARDKAELFRERYSILQQRTHRHELFSPSPIVAHPDDSKSKFQLKTVETLLGNTAKVGEVIVLGMITQLKEGKYFLEDPTGVVQLDLSKAQFHSGLYTECCFVLAEGWYEDEVFHVNAFGFPPTEPSATTRAFYGNINFFGGPSSSSVKASAKLKQLENENEDAMFVFLSDVWLDQAEVLEKLHMMFSGYSSAPPTCFFFCGNFSSAPYGKNQIQSLKGSLKALADIICEYPSIHNSSRFVFVPGPEDPGPGSILPRPPLAENITQEFRQLVPFSVFTTNPCRVQYCTQEIVIFREDLVNKMCRNCVRFPSSNMDIPNHLVRTLLCQAHLCPLPLSVSPVFWAYDYALRLYPVPDLLVAADRHDAFTVTNADCLCINPGSFPRSGFGFKVFYPSNKTVEDSKLQGL